AATCAGTctcaattttgacaatcacagaaaaagtgatgtctgtcctgaaaacctcaggataaacaaaaatctgCTAAGAAGAAGCtatagcactagagaagctagtgttagtggtacaaaacccactattgaagaaccaatatctgaagaagaattggaagccgATCTAAATAGACCAGTCAATATGTTCAGAGCAGAAAAGCTCTATGCCCTCTATGAAGAGGCAGAATTTTGTGAAGATCCTGaaagattagaaaaactaatcaaagaaatgaaagaattcaaaatcagaaagacgagaaaagtctttccttatcaagatattgaaatggaagaaggagaaaactccagaactttcattagcagagaaaaagggaaaacaaaactcccacttcagaaagcccccacgggtaaaaaaggggaaagaaattcccaaagatttgtcccagaggacaatctgcccaGAGTTccaatcacgaactatggcatctggttaaatctggacaagagtctagacaaaagaaaaaccattgaccaatgggtagatagcctgatgatggcttttgcacttacccttggaaaattcgAAGTACCAGATTTGCaagtgtactatgaaactactcttactggagtagcaaaaaagtattacctatccttcaaagaaactgccagaggaaaagactggctagaagaaattaaaaactcGAAGTCtctgtatgattttgcagtacccctgtatgatcagttttgtggagatctctcaaatctaagtgagaaggctaaagaaacggccaaatcaaatatctatgctctcaaaatctgtgacatgagatattttgaagaatacttgaatgaatttcaagaatattactgtacaattggtgaactagaaaatactgatctagttaatctattGCATAGAAAACTctctgaaccatggagaacagctgtgagagaaagcatagctaaaaaatcaattgaaagattttcagttggaggaattgctgacagaatccggcaactactgaaagagcaatgcaaagccaatcttagagctaagatggccaaaaaacaactcaaaggagttgaaaatttctgttatggaatacttgaCGTGCCCACTAATTGGGAATGTCATGAATCAAAATTccacaaaaagaagaaagaaaaatattactctaaaaaattcaaaaagagtaatcagaaaaaggattggaaattcaagagaagttccaattacaagaaacagcaggatgaagatcctaaaaagaaattcttcaagaaaaagaagaatacttatcagcataaacaaacaagcaagaaagcttgtagATGTTGgctatgtaaagctgaagggcactatgccaatgaatgcccggaaaaggataaaagatctactaaagcacTCTTCGAataatatgagcaaatagtagaaatagcaaacatgaaaggctacgaaatagcctattctgatgatgaagacgaTGACAGGTAGGTTTATTCTGCCTGGTCGGAAGAGGAAATTTCATCTGAGTCTGagacagattctgaagtagagtacttcgaatccagacaaatgaacgtcttgagaatcaaaaattgggaagaaagtaagacagaatctttaatgtcttcttatcaggtaaaccctggtacattcttttgtgactactgcctatgtcacgaaaagaatggtctccctatgttttgtgaagagtccaaaaagacttatcacaaagaatgcttcatagctgaagcaagaagaaaaaccaacaaTGGcattgtcagccaattggtagaacaagaatatgaagaatatttctctgagcagaaagagaaggaagttAAAACTATGTTCCAAGAAATCATGGAACcctcttcctcaaaaataaaggaagaaatcatcgatgtaGAAAAAGTCGATATTGAACTGGTCgaaacaccagaaattgttccgGAAGAATGTAAACCGTTCATTCCTAAGGAACAAggtcaagaaaatgagcttcaacaatcgaaagtcgtctctactagtagatacagcaactacatagagattggactaaaatttcCTGATCAcaagaaatatcatctacatgcatttgtagataatggatcgggattcactgttgcaaagagatttgcaattccagaagaactttggagaacagaaaagaaaagaaccgctactggtgttacatttgatggaagccatctcaccatggataaagtagcaaaaaatgttcatatcactattggtggaggaacatttaccatccagaatgtttggctaAAGGCCAAGGagcagatttcttgttgggaaatgattttattctctaaaaaagattcattcaggatgaagaagcgataggcttcagaaaaggagaacgggtgttctgggcagaccgacttacacaagcaaaaagtgtagtaggtcatggttttactactcagtatcagagatcgcaacagaatagtggtgatcttacgtaccccctacaaacccaaattcgagccTATACTCcagatcaaacaacaagaagaattactggttgaagaatcttcttcttctgaagaagaaactagCGAAGATggagaagctagtttcatccatgagcataacctcaagcactatcagaataagcttgagtctcaggaAGTTCCCACTCTtggaaaaatcaagaaactacttgaacagaatatcgatgtagatcctcaaaagttttgggaaaaagacccagtgttctgtgaattaagattacatgatatgaatgccatctgtcatgtcaaagctattcctcagcacaaagaggaagatcaaaaggaattcagaaagaacattgaagatctcctgaacaagagattaattcaaccttccactagccctcatcatgctccagctttctacgtgagaaatcatgcagaaaatctaagaggaaaagctagaatggtgattgactatagagatgtcaacaagaagactgtcaaagacggttatcagattgctcaagtaagagtactaatcaaccagctcagaggagctaaagtcttttcgaaattcgatgcaaagtcgggtttctggcaggtcaagatgcatcctgagagtattcctctcactgcatttggaacaccacaaggtcattacgaatggctggtaatgccttttggtctaaagcaagctccctcaatcttccaaagaaagatggacaatatCTTCAAACAagttgcggagttctgcgtcgtctatatagatgacattcttgtcttctccaaaaacagagaagaacacatgaaacacctccatgaggttgtaaagctgatagttcagcatggaattatcctaggtgaaaagaaaatcttctttatcctcgatgaagtaaATTTCCTAGgtataaacatcaagaatggagtgataaaactccaacctcacatcctagAGAAGATCTagaaattcccagatagaattcctgatgctaagagtctagagagattccttggtgtcataaattatgggagagatttcatccctaaaatctcagggttaacagtaatgttatctcctaagaccagttccaaaagaaaatggaacttcacaaaagatgatgaaaaaattgtgaagcagataaaaaatctctgcaaaaacctccctcctcttcaacaaccagaagagaataatgaaattatcctccagacagatgcgagtgataattactggtccggtgtggttctggcaaaaacgcctggaactaacattgaaaagatctgcaaattttgtagcggcaagttcagccctgcagaactaaattaacccataggggaaaaagaaattttggctgtcaagaaaacaattttaaattctccagcttttcttggaaaaccctttactgtccgcaccgattgtgccagagtaaagaatttcaaaaatttcaaattagacaaagctgctgatagaggaagattagcaaactggcaattatttcttaaccaatatgattataatgttgaattaattgcaggaaacaagaactatcttccagacgccttgaccagagaaatgacaatgttcagccaaagagatgaCGAAGagggtcgtaatcccagaaacagaagaactgggaaagaacatgatcctgaagaggatcccaaagaaaaaatcctcaaaaggtttctgctaagtccaaaaggactagccacaactgatcaatctcaggataaaggattggctagcccgtctcaaacggcagacggtaaaggcttatcaagaccgttgacggctgctgctttgccaaaaagcagaccaactccaactggagttataaatgtttttaattatgaattaagaacttttgatggtactgtgttcagaactggcaggagactagcttaccaCCAGAAAGCAATTCTGGATAATCTCCTATTTGCCTTTcaggaaagaagcagtggtctaatgttcccggcactctttgcactagctgaagaactttatgagaatgccagaccacagattgaagaaattcatacacatcagagtgctgtaagaaaagaaaaaattcacttccttgaaagtccagaaagtgctagggtccctatcatggcactcaatgaatcagattggcatgaattccatagtctgataggaagtcataattcAGAAGAccgagttcctccaactctctttatcattgcaggaccttatgttgggagatacttagtcaatgttcagagtgaacatcctcaagaacacaagctctagcttgttgaaaatggttttgtccataatctgtggaccaaaacaaacgatgatctaaaaggtttgccacctattattgtcaacacagtcaaaaatattagaaaaaatgactgtatgcttcgactgaagttcagatccactcctccaaaATGGATctagaaggcaaacggtgaggttgaatatatttctccatatcattatgtgagaattattcaaaggaaatatcttcagccTGCCTGTGTGGGATACAATGGCTAGCCAAACTTAAGCATCCCTTAGATGAAGTCCATGACCCTGATatacatcaagaagatcatctctgaagatgtccacaataccttcctggcagcaggagaaaaaattattatcactgcttacgatcatcctgacgtagtcagcagtgaccttttcctatctctcactagaaaagagatagattcaacgctggcatgcttacagtggatTGAAAGgcttgaaacagacaaccactataagatgtatgttgatacagacgttgaagacaatgcaacaactgcTCAAATGGCCCAGGaagataacgactcgtttgtccttagTCACAACTCAGAaaccgacgagaacatgtgaagtaGCATgtgtagaaagcaccgaaagCACTTTTTGACTTTTCCAAAAagctgcttttgcttttcaaaaggcaggtgaaaaacatttcacctaatggaatctgcttttccccgtCAGACCTCCACtagcaggagcactcaggaaagcaggaaatcacggagtcgtcctgtacattttgttattttcaattgtaatttgagttccacTCCCtttataaggagctttagcttctcttagaatgCATTCGAAAATTTCCATATCAGTTCTAAATTAGAAAAATAAGGAAACTCTTGTAAACCCttgagcagaagagtcttctctcaagaagtagcCAGAAGTGCAATGTCTGCATCCCTTCCTGTCTGAAGGAGTGTGCTTTTActacaagtaagtatctgtaatcacccttatggatagctaaacagcttttcgCTGTTTACCTGAGGATGAGGCTCTGAATTTCTAGCATGTATTTATATTTGAAGAAATAAAGTCAGATTACCCACCcattttgttaaatttttggTTATCTATCTAAATTCTGCATCCAGTCGAGTATCATCCTGTCAATTTCTGAAGTTTTAAATTTACTGTTTACCAGAAAAAACAACCAGTTTTAAGCCTAGAATTAagagacaagcagcagtgattccgcctgttaaagtaaccgttaggtgaaaaacttgggcatgttgaaggctagttttgtttttttttttcaaaagcttGAGATGAAGTTGTTTTCAAAGTCAACAAATAAATAGAAAACCAAGGAATAGCACATGATAGTACCCTTTTCGTCTTTATAGGAAAATATTGGCCGCATGGGAACTACTCCTATGAAATGTTAGTTATTGGTAATTTACCCTAATCTTTTTCCTTGATCAAGCTCAGTGGTCAATACACTGATATTGTAGCCCAGCGTAAAATTTCTGTTCCAATTGTATTCCAAGTTACGTCGACCAATACATTGATCACCCATCCGCAATGTGCTGACTCCAAGTTTCGCCCAATTTCAACTTTCTGTCAAATGCACAGAAAGGGACCAATTGAGTTAAGGTTTCAACTGAAGATAGAGAATTGACCCAAAGAAACCATAATAACCACTGTTTGTGGCGATGAACACGGTGGCCGTACAACCCAAAATACCAAATCTTCAGAAACGTAGAGAACTCATTGAGTAGATGAAGATTCTTACCTTGTTTGCCACCAACTATGACCGGAAAATGCAGAAAATCCGTCGGAACAGTAAACTCGGGAATGACCGACGACACCCAAATCACCACTCCAACAAAACTCAATCAATTCGAAAATCCAACTATAGAGATTGACAAGTAGATCGTGTTTCTTACCTCATGCATCACAAAACACCGCCGGAGTCGACGGAAAACAATTGGAGTTGCAGCGGATTCTCGACATCGTTTCGTCGCCGTTCGTCGTCGAATGGAACGATCTGTGACCAGAAGGACGTCGACACTGAGGAGACGAACATAATGGGGTCAGTGCGCCTCTGCGTCGTGGCCGGAAGGTGGAGATGGAAATCGGGTTGCTGGCGCGGGTTTCCAGGTCGAGGAACCGGGTCTCGACTTTGAGAGTTCTAGAGTAATCTGGGGCGTTCGATCTGATTTGGACCATCAACGGTTCAAATCGCATCgcaaattttcttttctgttaaataatttcaaaaaatCCTAATAATTAGCTCGGGTGTCCGAAAAATTTCCCGAAAAATCTCACAAACTCGTTGCATTAtgtactttattaataaacactTAGATTGAAGATTTCACTTCCTTGAAATTTCAGAAAAAAATATTCCAATTGTTCTTAGTACTTATCGAGGTTACAAATCAAATCTCAAATAATTTCACTTTAATTCTTTAAATATTTTTGGGACTCACAGCTTGAATGCTTATAAATGTGGCTATGGTAATCTTAGAAGTTTTGGAAATGACATATTTTCTTATATTGGTCAATAGATTTTCAGATCATCTATTGGTATGAGCGAGTCTGGCCGTAGAGATTGATCTACAATTTGTTGTTGCAGGGGTTAATTAATGTTTCAGGTGTAGTGGTGTTTTGTAATGGCTATGGTCATCATAGTTGCTTCTCTCCATTGATGGTTTTGGAGTTTGTAATATTCACTAGCATCCTACTATGAGCAGTGCTAGCACCTAGTAGCACATTTGGGGGAGAGTGAGAGATgtgaatttcactttttttttcttttttaaattttaaatcaaACTCATCTAAAATATTACTGAACACAACACAAGTGATCAATGAAGCCAATTGAATTCCAACATATTTATAGAAATGACATTTTGTACCATGTTAGAAGAGGCCCTTCCTGTACTTAGctccaaaaacacaaaaaaataaaaatgttctATTTTGTAGAAAGATttacaagaaaaagaagaaagaaaaaaatatataatcacCCAAACAACAGATAAACTCGAAATCTAATTTTTGATGCATCGTAGACTATTAATCAATACAAAAATGACAATGCTAATTTGGACACAGACACTATCCACACGCGAGCGTGGTCTTTCCTTAAACGCGTATGCATACGCATGTGCATAAAGACTgatagataattgatcaaataagCAACTCACATAGTTGGACTAAAAATTTCAATGATCCTCTCAATTTCTatcatttctttcaaaaattgattgatatagaaaattttattttttgaactatagatatttctttattttggatcATCAGTTCAAACGGTTCAATGCgcttcatctcaaaaaaaaaaaaaaagaaggaaaatggGCATATGTCTGACTACCGATGAAAGAGAAGAGATCTTTGAAAGTGGGCTTTTATGATCCGATATCTATTTATGTTCCTGCTTTTCTATACTTTCTTTAAAAAGGATCTCAACCTACAGGAACTCTTCATGATATTTTAAAAAAGGCGGGGCTTTTTACGGAACTTCACCTAAATCAACAAACAAAATTCAATTAATAAAGTAGAAGGTGTGAATGGCTTTTTGTATAACCTTTTTAGCATCGTTACTTTTAGTATTGTTACTAAATTCTTGACCAGAATTGTGCCCTTGGAAGAGAAGGAATCAGTAAGATGTACAAGCAGTGTCATACAAGATATCGGATTTGAAGGTTGTGGTGCTCTCGGCGTCTAAGCCCGCATTGGAGTTCTCCGCCTGCCGCAGTCTCAACTTGAACACTGTTTTAGTCCAACACTTTTGACCGAAATCTTCCTCTGGAATCGGTCTCACTTGCTGCTTTAATATCGAGTTCTCAACCTGTGAGTTTTCTCATCTTGaacttttctctgttttttttttttttttggattatcTGATCTTCTAGGTGTTAGTTACCATCTGGGTTTTTGCTCCTTTTTACTGATTATGAATATGGGCTTTGTTTGTTTCCGTTTTCTTGCTTTTGATATGGTTTCTGATTGTTTAAAAATAGGGCCTTGTGCTTACTCAGTAGCATAATTTCTTTGGGATTCGTGAGTAGGGATAGAAAATTAGAGTCTTAAGGTAAAACAATTACTTCAAttacaaaacagaaaataaaaaattaatagaaATGACTATCACTTCACTCTTACCCTGCAAAAATAGTTCTTACGAGGGAAGGTTAATTTTGTTCATTGTCAGGTACCTTGACTACCTGATCCCTCAAAAGGGTTTGGTGTAAACGATGTTGCTTTTTTTAGTCTTTATGATGTCAAGGCTGATTGTTTCTAGTTTGAGCTCCCTTCAGAATCTCTGTTGGATCAATTTCTTGTGTCTTGGTCCTTGTTGagtctttgtttcttctttggaGGGCTGTGTTTTTCCCCTCCTCCTTGTAATAGGTTTCTGGGTTCTTGCTCTTTGTGAGCTTGCTGTTGATCCATTTTTGGGTTCCAgcctttattgtttttttttttttccttcttaatGAAACAATTGAATTtgccaaggaaaaaaaaatgaacctgCGATAAGTCGTTGCTTGAAATGCAACATGAATTATAGAAACTTGAGATAGCAATTATTAATGTAGCAACATAATCATTCATTTGACTAATTGGCAGTTAAGGTACTTTCCTCTGACTAATTGGCAGTTAAGGCACTAATTGGCattcatttctctctctctctctcagtcacTGTGTGTTCAACCATTGGCAGTTAAGGTACTTTCCTCGACCAATTGTCCTTTTATTAGGATATTCTGCTTTTCAGTTCTTTGTACCCAGTGATCACAAACAGTCAAAGGCTTATGAAACTTTTAGcttattttgttgtttattttcCCGCATTATCTCTTTGTTTTCCCTACGAGCCCCAGTATATTATTCATTTGATATGATATTTACATGTAATTTACTTTTGTTGCGTGATGTGTATGTATTTCTGGTGTGACATTGAATCACTGATGGCTTTTCTTTTTAATGTATTAGTAGAATGGGGAAGAATGAAGAAAATGATCTTCAATCAGGAACTTTTACATGGAAAATCGATGAATTCTCCAAGTTGAATGCTGACAAGTGTTATTCTGAAGTTTTTGTTATTGGCGGTTTCAAATGGTAATATTTATTTCTTAAGAATCTTGGGGTGATTATAATTTGTGTTCTTAGTTTTGGTCACTCTACATGGCCAGGCGGGTCTCTCTATATCCAAAGGGGAACACAGTAGAAAACTTCATATCCATGTATATGGAGGTTGCAGATTCCTCAACATTGCCTTCTGGGTGGACTAGATATGCCAAATTCAGTTTGACCTTGGTTAATCAACTTGATAGAATCCTGTCAATCACTAAAGGTAtacatattatttttttaaatattttctttagtttcttaatatatatatatatatatatatatatttttttttttttaactgcttCCTGTACGTTAATCATCTTGACAGCAACAAATAAATCACAAAGTGTATAATTTTGTTTCTGTTCATGTTGTTTACTTTCCATTAATTCATTTAAGGCAATTTTCTGAGATaagtttctttcattttttatatatttggtTTTGATCATTGATAACTTAATTAGAAGCATATAATAGACTGATATAGTTTTGGCTACATATACTTATGTGTCATTTTTTTATTCCTGTAGAATGATGTGGTTTCATCCTTCATATATTATACTAGTTTGTGATATTTGATCTTTTTGTTTTGATAGACACTGAGCATGAGTTCAATGCAAATGAGAATGACTGGGGATTCACGAGATTCACGCCTTTAAGTGAGATCCATGAAAGAGATCTTGTGAATGATATTTGTATTGTTGAAGCCAATGTTTCAGTTCGTAAGGGTGATATTAAAATCATAGACAATGAAACTGGCGAGCTTATGGATTTTAAGGGTTTAGGACGAATAGAGTTAGCTTTTCATCCACTGCTAGAGGAAGTATGTTTGTTGCACCCTTCTTTGATTGAGTGCCAACAGAGGAGGAGTCGTACATTTGTCGAATGTGCATTCACAACATTGGGCCGACTCTTACATTTCCTAAAGACTACAAAGGTGAAGGATTTGAACCAAGATGGCTATGAGAGGCTTCAAATTTTATGGGATGAGCTCGAAAGCTTCAAGTTTGACTTGACTTGGCTGCAGCCTCATGTTCAATCTGTTTTTGGTATGAAGAACATGACCGGAAGAGTTGATAGAATGAGAGAAGATGTCAATGTTTTGGAGAGTGAAATCAGGAGGCGGAGGGCTATGCTAGCAGCTGCAGAGGTTGACCTTGAGAGAGCGAAAGAAGATTTGGTAAAGGCAGAACAAGGGTTTAAAAAGATAGGTGATGTGGATTGTGTAATAGACTATCCGTTGGCTTGAATGTAGAATTCAAATTCTCTCTGTTCCGAACTAGTTTGTTAATGCTATGTTTGCACTGTATTGCTTCCAGTCGGACTAGTGAGTTCTAAAATGTTTGCATTCAAGAATCTTGCTTTGTGATTTTCCTAGCTTCGCATTATTTCTAGTTGAGCTTTCATTTCCATGTTTATACATTTTCTCTGGTCCACGATTCG
This portion of the Rosa chinensis cultivar Old Blush chromosome 1, RchiOBHm-V2, whole genome shotgun sequence genome encodes:
- the LOC112196298 gene encoding MATH domain and coiled-coil domain-containing protein At3g58250, which encodes MGKNEENDLQSGTFTWKIDEFSKLNADKCYSEVFVIGGFKWRVSLYPKGNTVENFISMYMEVADSSTLPSGWTRYAKFSLTLVNQLDRILSITKDTEHEFNANENDWGFTRFTPLSEIHERDLVNDICIVEANVSVRKGDIKIIDNETGELMDFKGLGRIELAFHPLLEEVCLLHPSLIECQQRRSRTFVECAFTTLGRLLHFLKTTKVKDLNQDGYERLQILWDELESFKFDLTWLQPHVQSVFGMKNMTGRVDRMREDVNVLESEIRRRRAMLAAAEVDLERAKEDLVKAEQGFKKIGDVDCVIDYPLA